In Micromonospora ferruginea, the sequence ATCAACGGTGCCGCTCACTGCTGGCTGGGTGCTGGTCGCCGGGCGTGGCGGGCTGACGGAGCCTGAGCCGTCGGGGCGGCTGGGGAGACGTGTCAGCCGCGGTCGGTGTGGTTGCGGTCCCAGCGACCGCCGATCGGCGGGGTGTCCAGGCGCAGCGCGGCCGTCGACCCGGCGAGGTCGTTGTCCTCCACCGCGCACGACACGCAGCTTCCGGACTCGGTGATCCAGATCCCGTACGCCTGGGTGTCGGCCTCCCGGTGCCAGATCCGGTTGGCCCGGACGGTGGCCGAGTCGAACGGGGCCGCGACGGTGATCCCGGCGCTGGCCGCCGGCCCGTCCGGCAGCTCGTACGCCGAGCCGGGCTCCGGGATCGCCTCGTTCCAGGCGGTGGCGCCGTCCGGGCGTACCTCGGCCAGGGCGAGCCGGTCGTCGGTGTTGTCCGCGACCACGGCGTCGCGGGAGCCGACCCGGACGACCTTGCCCCGGTGCCCGCCGGCCGGCCAGTGCGCCGCGCCGTCGGTGACCTCGCGCAGGCCGTAGCGCACCGCGTCGCCGGAGCCCCGGTGGGCCGGGGCGGAGCGGCGCCCGTTGTCGCGGATCCGGTTGCCCACGATCGACGCGTCCAGCATCGGCCGGTCGATCCGGATGCCGTCCAGCGCGTTCTCCCGGATGTCGTTGTCCTGGATCACCACGTCCGCCGCCGCGCCCCGGTAGCCGTGGCCGAGGTCGTGCTCGTGGTAGCCGTACCCGCCGTTGCGGCTGATCCGGTTGCCCTGCACCGCGTACGGGCCGGGGGTGTTGCCCATGCTGATCCCGTCGCCGACGTTGCAGTCGATCACGTTGCCGGTGAGCAGGCCGCCGCGCCCGGCGACCCCGGCGGTGCCGTTGGCCGACACGTCGAAGCCGGCCTCCAGGTTGTTGGTCATGGTGCAGCCGGAGACGATCAGCCCGTCCGCGCCCCAGTCCGAGATGCCGAACCGGTTGGCCTGGCTGTGGCAGCCGATGATGCGGATGCCGCGCGGCGGGGTCCAGTAGTCCTTCTGCAGCTCCAGGAAGATCCCGTTGGTGCCGTTGCCGACGGTGGTGCAGTTGGCGATGGTGAGGCGCTCCACGTCGCCCCAGCCGCCGATGCCGACGCCGATCCCGGCGCCGCCCATCTGCTGGCCGTTGTCCAGTCGGCCGCAGCCCACCACGACCACGCCGTCGATCAGCGTGTCCTGGAGGAAGTCGCAGCCGAGGCCGGTCGCGCCGGTGTGGTGGATGTAGAGGTTGCGGAACACGCCCCGCACCACGTACTGCAGGCCGAGCCCCTTGGCCAGGTAGTCGTACTCGGCCTGGCCGACGCCGGAGCCGTCGATCTCGAAGTCGGCGAACGTGCAGTCGGCGATGTGCCGGTCCCGGTCCGCGCCGTGCTGCACGGTGGTCCAGTAGGCCAGCGGTACCGGGTCGGCCCGGTTGCCCTCGTTGCTGAGCAGGAACCGGGTCGCGGCCGGGCCGGCGCCGATGAGCGAGACGCCGCTGCGCCAGACCGTGCCGGCGTCGCGGATCGAGTAGAGGCCCGGCGGGCAGTGGATGACCCGGGCCCGCCCGTCCGCGTCATAGCCGGCGCCCAGGCGGTCCACCAGCGCGGCCAGCGCCGGCTGGTCGTTGGTGACGCCGTCGCCGGTGAGGCCGTGCTCGCGGGCGTCGCACCACAGCGGCGCGCCGGCCACCGGCGTCAGCCGCTGCGGCGTGGTCGTGGCAAGGCCCCTGCGCGACACCGGCGGCTCCCCTCGGGCGTACGGTCCGTCGTCCGGCCCGCATTCCCGCTCCCGCCGCGCGGTAACGCCCGGCTCAGGCGGTGGCGCCCACCGGCTCGGCGGTCGGCGCGGCCGGGGCCGGCGGGGCGGCCGGGAGGCGCTCGCGGGTGGCCCACAGCACGCCGAGCGTGGCGAGCAGCACCAGGCAGGAGCCGAGCATGTGCGCGGCGACCAACGCCGCCGGCAGGTGGGTGAAGTACTGCACGAAGCCGATCAGGCCCTGACCCAGCTCGACCGCGAGCAGCACCGCGGCGGCCCGGGCGGCGCGCGTGGCGCCGACCGCGCGGAACGCGAAGAACAGCGCCACCGAGAGGCCGAGCAGCAGGAAGACGCCGTCCGCGTGCACCTGGGAGATCGACTCGGGGTCCAGGCCGTTGCGGGCCGCGCCCTGGTCGCCGGCGTGCGGGCCGCTGCCGGTCACCCAGGTGCCGACCACCAGCACCGCCGCGCCGACCACGGTGGTGATCCAGGCGAGGGTACGCAGCGGCGCCGGCACGGTCGGCGTCACCGGCCCGTCCGGCTCGACGGTGCGCCGCCACAGCGCGTACGCGACCGCGATCACCACCATCGAGGCGAGGAAGTGCAGCCCGACCACCCACGGGTTGAGGTTGGTGAGCACGGTGATCCCGCCGAGGACCGCCTGCGCCGGGATGCCGAGCAGCACGCCCACGGCCAGCGGCAGCAGCCCCCGGCGGCGCGGGCGCTGGGCCAGCACGGCCAGCACCACGGCGAGCGCGATGATCCCCACCGCGAAGGTGAGCAGCCGGTTGCCGAACTCGATCACCCCGTGCACGCCCATCTCGGACGTGGTGGTGTAGGACTCGTCGGTGCACCGGGGCCAGGTGGGGCAGCCGAGGCCGGAGGCGGTGAGCCGGACGGCCCCGCCGGTGACCACGATCGCCACGTTCGCGATGATCGAGGTGAACGCGAGGCGACGCAGCAGCGTGGGGGAGACCGGGAACCGGACGGAACGCTTCACGGAGCGAATCCTACGCACCGTAGTTGATCCCGATCGGGTGACTCCGGAGACCCGGTGGTCGGGATCACCGGACCCCGGGTTTGCGGGGCCTGCGCGAATTACGTAACGTTGCCGTTGTGAAAAACGCGGCAGCGCTGTCCGAAGGGTCGGTGACCAGTACGGTCGCCGGCGCGACGGCCCCTGCCGACCTGTCGACCCGGGACCGGGTCACGCAGCTTCTGCTGGAGCGGGGCGCGACCACCGCCGCGCAGCTCGGCTCCGCGCTCGGTCTCAGCCCGGCCGCGATCCGCCGGCACCTCGACGCGATGCTCGCCGACGGTGACGTGGTCGCCCGCGAGCAGACGGTCCGGGGCAGCCGGGGGCGGGGCCGGCCGGCCAAGGTCTTCGTGCTGACCGAGGCGGCCCGGGTGCGCTGTGGCACCCACCACTACGACAACATGGCCACCGCCGCGCTGCGGTGGATCGCCCGCACCGGCGGCGCCGAGGCGGTCGCGGCGTTCGCGGCCGACCAGGTCGCCGCGCTGGAGCACCGCTGCCGGGCCGCCATGGAGGACGCCGGCGACGCCCCGCTCGCGCGGGCCGAGGCGCTCGCCGGGGCGCTCACCGCCGAGGGCTACGCTGCCAACGCGTCCACGATCGCGTCCGGCGGCCAGCTCTGCCAGCACCACTGCCCGGTGGCGCACGTGGCCGCCGAGTTTCCCCAGCTGTGCGAGGCCGAGACCGCGGTGATCTCCCGCCTGGTCGGCACCCACGTGCAGCGCCTGGCCACCATCGCGCACGGCGACGGCGTGTGCACCACGCACATTCCCGCCCAGTCCGGTTCCACCGTCACCACTGTGAGGACAGATAGATGACCGAGCAGATCGTCCAGCCCCTGACCCAGGAGGAGCAGCTCGCCGCCCTCGGTCGTTACGAGTACGGCTGGGCCGACCCCGACGTCGCCGGGGCCGCCGCCCAGCGTGGTCTGAACGAGGCGGTGGTGCGTGACATCTCGGCCAAGAAGAACGAGCCGGCCTGGATGCTCGACCTGCGCCTGAAGGGCCTGCGGCTGTTCGGCCGCAAGCCGATGCCGGCCTGGGGCGCCGACCTCACCGGGATCGACTTCGACAACATCAAGTACTTCGTCCGGTCCACCGAGAAGCAGGCCACCAGCTGGGAGGACCTGCCGGAGGACATCAAGAACACCTACGACCGGCTGGGCATCCCGGAGGCGGAGAAGCAGCGGCTGGTCGCCGGCGTCGCGGCGCAGTACGAGTCCGAGGTCGTCTACCACAAGATCCGTGAGGACCTCGAGGAGCAGGGCGTCGTCTTCCTCGACACCGACACCGCGCTGCGCGAGCACGAGGACATCTTCAAGGAGTACTTCGGCACGGTGATCCCGGTCGGCGACAACAAGTTCGCCGCGTTGAACACCTCCGTGTGGTCCGGTGGCTCGTTCATCTACGTGCCGAAGGGCGTGCACGTGGAGATCCCGCTGCAGGCCTACTTCCGGATCAACACGGAGAACATGGGCCAGTTCGAGCGCACGCTGATCATCGTCGACGAGGGCGCGTACGTGCACTACGTCGAGGGCTGCACCGCGCCGCTCTACTCCTCCGACTCGCTGCACAGCGCGGTCGTGGAGATCATCGTCAAGAAGAACGCGCGCTGCCGTTACACGACCATCCAGAACTGGTCGAACAACGTCTACAACCTGGTCACCAAGCGTGCCGTCTGCCACGAGGGCGCGACCATGGAGTGGGTCGACGGCAACATCGGTTCCAAGGTCACCATGAAGTACCCGGCGGTCTACATGACCGGCGAGCACGCCAAGGGCGAGGTGCTCTCGGTGGCCATGGCCGGCGAGGGCCAGCACCAGGACGCCGGCGCCAAGATGGTGCACGCCGCGCCACACACCTCCTCGACCATCGTGTCGAAGTCGATCGCCCGGGGCGGCGGTCGCACCTCCTACCGCGGCCTGGTGCAGGTGCTGGAGGGCTCGCACAGCAGCCGCAGCACGGTCAAGTGCGACGCGTTGCTGGTCGACACCATCTCCCGCTCCGACACCTACCCGTACGTCGACATCCGCGAGGACGACGTGTCGATGGGGCACGAGGCGACCGTCTCCAAGATCAGCGACGACCAGCTCTTCTACCTGATGAGCCGGGGCCTGAGCGAGGACGAGGCGATGGCGATGATCGTGCGCGGCTTCATCGAGCCGATCGCCAAGGAGCTTCCGATGGAGTACGCGTTGGAGCTCAACCGCCTGATCGAGCTGCAGATGGAGGGCGCGGTCGGCTGACCGTGACCGCGCTGCCCGGACCAGTCTGGCCGGGCAGCGCGGACCCCGTCCGACCCTCCGACTAATGACACCGCGTCGCTGAACAGACCAAGGAAGAGATGACTACCCAGGCTTCCGCGCCGCCCACGACCAAGTCGCAGGCGCTCCGCTCGTACGACGTCGCCGACTTCCCGGCCCTGACCGGCCTGGAGGAGGAGTGGCGTTTCACCCCGCTCAAGCGCCTGCGGGGCCTGACGGGTGACGGCTCCGGGTCGCCGCGCGGCACGGTCCGGCACGAGCACGACGACCTGCCCGAGGGCGTCACCGTCGACCGGATCGCCTCCGACGACCCGCGCGTGGGCAGTGTGCTCACCCCGTTCGACCGGGTCAGCGCGCTGGCCCACGGCGAGGCCGACGGCGCGCTGCTGGTGCAGGTCGCCCGGGACGCCGTGGTGGCGACGCCGGTGCGCCTGCGGGCGGTCGGCGAGGACGCCGGGGCGCCCGCGTTCGGCCACACCTTCGTCGAGGTGGGCCGGTTCGCCGAGGTGACCGTGGTGCTGGAGCACGTCGGTTCGGCCACGCTCGCCGACAACGTCGAGGTGACGGTGGCCGACGGCGCGAAGCTGACCCTGGTCACGGTCGCCGACTGGGCCGACGACGCGGTCCAGGCGCAGCACCTGAAGGTGAAGCTGGGCCGCGACGCCAAGGTCGTGCACGTGCAGGTGAGCCTCGGTGGCGACCTGGTCCGCCAGCACACCACGGTGGAATACACCCAGCGCGGTGGCGAGGCCGAGCTGTACGGCCTCTACTTCGCCGACTCCGGGCAGCACCTGGAGCACCGGCAGCTCGTCGACCACACCGTGCCGGACTGCCGCAGCAACGTCGGCTACCGCGGCGCGCTGCAGGGCGACGACGCGCACACCGTCTGGGTCGGCGACGTGCTGATCCGGGCCGAGGCGACCGGCACCGACACGTACGAGATCAACCGGAACCTGCTGCTCAGCGACGGCGCCCGGGCCGACTCGGTGCCCAACCTGGAGATCGAGACCGGCGAGATCGCCGGCGCCGGGCACGCCAGCGCGACCGGCCGGTTCGACGACGAGCAGCTCTTCTACCTGATGGCCCGGGGCATCCCGGAGGGTGAGGCCCGTCGCCTGGTGGTGCGCGGCTTCTTCGCCGAGATGATCAACAAGATCCCGGTCGAGGAGCTGCGCGAGCGGCTCGGTGACGCGATCGAGGCGCGCCTGACCAAGGCCGGCGCCTGATGATCAGGATCTGTTCCACCGAGGACGTGCCGAAGGGCGCCGCGATCAGCGCCGACGTGGACGGCGTGCAGGTGGCGATCGTGCACGGCGAGGACGACGCGTTCTACGCCGTCCGCGACGAGTGCTCGCACGCCGCCGTGGCGCTCTCCGAGGGCGAGGTCGAGGGCTGCACGCTGGAATGCTGGCTGCACGGATCCCGTTTCGACCTGCGTACCGGCGAGCCGACCGGGCTGCCCGCGACCGAACCCGTACCCGTCTACCCCGTCGAAGTCCGCGACGGCGAGATCTACGTCAGCATGACGCCGAGCAATGGAGTGACGCGATAATGAGCACCCTGGAGATCCGCGACCTGAAGGTGTCGGTCAAGCTGCCCGAGGGTGAGCTCAAGCCGATCCTGCACGGGGTCGACCTGACCGTGCGCTCCGGTGAGACGCACGCGATCATGGGCCCGAACGGCTCCGGCAAGTCGACGCTGGCCTACTCGATCGCCGGCCACCCCAAGTACGAGATCACCGGCGGCGAGGTGACCCTCGACGGCGAGGACGTGCTCGCCATGTCCGTCGACGAGCGGGCCCGCGCCGGCCTCTTCCTGGCCATGCAGTACCCGGTCGAGGTCCCCGGCGTGTCGGTGGCCAACTTCCTGCGGACCGCCAAGACCGCCATCGACGGCGAGGCGCCGAAGCTGCGCACCTGGGCCGGCGAGCTGCGCGGGGCCATGGAGAAGCTCCAGATGGACCCGGCGTTCGCCCAGCGCAACGTCAACGAGGGCTTCTCCGGCGGTGAGAAGAAGCGGCACGAGATCGTGCAGCTGGAGCTGCTCAAGCCGAAGATCGCCATCCTCGACGAGACCGACTCCGGCCTGGACGTGGACGCGCTGCGCGTGGTCAGCGAGGGCGTCAAC encodes:
- a CDS encoding right-handed parallel beta-helix repeat-containing protein, with protein sequence MSRRGLATTTPQRLTPVAGAPLWCDAREHGLTGDGVTNDQPALAALVDRLGAGYDADGRARVIHCPPGLYSIRDAGTVWRSGVSLIGAGPAATRFLLSNEGNRADPVPLAYWTTVQHGADRDRHIADCTFADFEIDGSGVGQAEYDYLAKGLGLQYVVRGVFRNLYIHHTGATGLGCDFLQDTLIDGVVVVGCGRLDNGQQMGGAGIGVGIGGWGDVERLTIANCTTVGNGTNGIFLELQKDYWTPPRGIRIIGCHSQANRFGISDWGADGLIVSGCTMTNNLEAGFDVSANGTAGVAGRGGLLTGNVIDCNVGDGISMGNTPGPYAVQGNRISRNGGYGYHEHDLGHGYRGAAADVVIQDNDIRENALDGIRIDRPMLDASIVGNRIRDNGRRSAPAHRGSGDAVRYGLREVTDGAAHWPAGGHRGKVVRVGSRDAVVADNTDDRLALAEVRPDGATAWNEAIPEPGSAYELPDGPAASAGITVAAPFDSATVRANRIWHREADTQAYGIWITESGSCVSCAVEDNDLAGSTAALRLDTPPIGGRWDRNHTDRG
- a CDS encoding COX15/CtaA family protein, whose amino-acid sequence is MRRIRSVKRSVRFPVSPTLLRRLAFTSIIANVAIVVTGGAVRLTASGLGCPTWPRCTDESYTTTSEMGVHGVIEFGNRLLTFAVGIIALAVVLAVLAQRPRRRGLLPLAVGVLLGIPAQAVLGGITVLTNLNPWVVGLHFLASMVVIAVAYALWRRTVEPDGPVTPTVPAPLRTLAWITTVVGAAVLVVGTWVTGSGPHAGDQGAARNGLDPESISQVHADGVFLLLGLSVALFFAFRAVGATRAARAAAVLLAVELGQGLIGFVQYFTHLPAALVAAHMLGSCLVLLATLGVLWATRERLPAAPPAPAAPTAEPVGATA
- a CDS encoding helix-turn-helix transcriptional regulator, which translates into the protein MKNAAALSEGSVTSTVAGATAPADLSTRDRVTQLLLERGATTAAQLGSALGLSPAAIRRHLDAMLADGDVVAREQTVRGSRGRGRPAKVFVLTEAARVRCGTHHYDNMATAALRWIARTGGAEAVAAFAADQVAALEHRCRAAMEDAGDAPLARAEALAGALTAEGYAANASTIASGGQLCQHHCPVAHVAAEFPQLCEAETAVISRLVGTHVQRLATIAHGDGVCTTHIPAQSGSTVTTVRTDR
- the sufB gene encoding Fe-S cluster assembly protein SufB, with translation MTEQIVQPLTQEEQLAALGRYEYGWADPDVAGAAAQRGLNEAVVRDISAKKNEPAWMLDLRLKGLRLFGRKPMPAWGADLTGIDFDNIKYFVRSTEKQATSWEDLPEDIKNTYDRLGIPEAEKQRLVAGVAAQYESEVVYHKIREDLEEQGVVFLDTDTALREHEDIFKEYFGTVIPVGDNKFAALNTSVWSGGSFIYVPKGVHVEIPLQAYFRINTENMGQFERTLIIVDEGAYVHYVEGCTAPLYSSDSLHSAVVEIIVKKNARCRYTTIQNWSNNVYNLVTKRAVCHEGATMEWVDGNIGSKVTMKYPAVYMTGEHAKGEVLSVAMAGEGQHQDAGAKMVHAAPHTSSTIVSKSIARGGGRTSYRGLVQVLEGSHSSRSTVKCDALLVDTISRSDTYPYVDIREDDVSMGHEATVSKISDDQLFYLMSRGLSEDEAMAMIVRGFIEPIAKELPMEYALELNRLIELQMEGAVG
- the sufD gene encoding Fe-S cluster assembly protein SufD, whose protein sequence is MTTQASAPPTTKSQALRSYDVADFPALTGLEEEWRFTPLKRLRGLTGDGSGSPRGTVRHEHDDLPEGVTVDRIASDDPRVGSVLTPFDRVSALAHGEADGALLVQVARDAVVATPVRLRAVGEDAGAPAFGHTFVEVGRFAEVTVVLEHVGSATLADNVEVTVADGAKLTLVTVADWADDAVQAQHLKVKLGRDAKVVHVQVSLGGDLVRQHTTVEYTQRGGEAELYGLYFADSGQHLEHRQLVDHTVPDCRSNVGYRGALQGDDAHTVWVGDVLIRAEATGTDTYEINRNLLLSDGARADSVPNLEIETGEIAGAGHASATGRFDDEQLFYLMARGIPEGEARRLVVRGFFAEMINKIPVEELRERLGDAIEARLTKAGA
- a CDS encoding non-heme iron oxygenase ferredoxin subunit, whose protein sequence is MIRICSTEDVPKGAAISADVDGVQVAIVHGEDDAFYAVRDECSHAAVALSEGEVEGCTLECWLHGSRFDLRTGEPTGLPATEPVPVYPVEVRDGEIYVSMTPSNGVTR
- the sufC gene encoding Fe-S cluster assembly ATPase SufC yields the protein MSTLEIRDLKVSVKLPEGELKPILHGVDLTVRSGETHAIMGPNGSGKSTLAYSIAGHPKYEITGGEVTLDGEDVLAMSVDERARAGLFLAMQYPVEVPGVSVANFLRTAKTAIDGEAPKLRTWAGELRGAMEKLQMDPAFAQRNVNEGFSGGEKKRHEIVQLELLKPKIAILDETDSGLDVDALRVVSEGVNRVRDTGDTGMLLITHYTRILRYIKPDFVHVFVAGRIVEQGGRELADKLEEEGYERYVAGAGAARA